ctcaaggtcacacagcaggaagtgGATGCAGGCGCTGGGCTCGGAGTCTGAGGTCTGAACTATTCTAGCAGTGCACCCAGTCTCAGGAAGCAGTGACCACATCCAACTGTCTTCCCCACACCTGGGGCGCAAATTCCAGAAGCGGCGACAGACACCAGAGCAATCAATAAGTAAATGACACTGTGGATTACAAAGTGTCCACACCAGCTTCCCTCTGGGGACAAGCTGGGCTCTCAGAGGGTGCCCCCTGCTCCTGCCTCTTTCATGGAGAATGTGAGCCACTCCCTCCACTCAGTTAGGTTGGCTCCTTGAACTTTCATCTCTAGCAAACAcactttcctctcccttcctagTTGCAAAGTATAGGGGAAAACACAGCAAAACACAGGGACTCCAGGGCCTGTGATTTTAAGGAGGCAAACAGGGAAGTCCTCCCAGAGAAGGTGATGTTTGCACAGGGAGTTGAAAGAGGTCAGGGAGTGAGTGTATGATTCTGGGAACAGAGGTGGATCAGACATGGCCCTCTCTGCAGGGAGCTACCAACCTGGGGATGATAGAGTAGGGCAGTGGTGAACATGGGGTCAACAGAGGATCCCAATCCAGTCTGGCGAGGGCTGATGGAAGGAAACCTAGGGACTGCAGAAGCCCCCAGGGATATATCAAGGCAGCCTGAGGGTGTAGGGTcaggggcttcctggaggaggcgatGCCAGAGAGAATCACtaaattggttttattatttgtttgtttgagattacagacacgtgccaccacgcctggctaatttttttatttttagtagagatggggtttcaccatgttggcctggctggtctcaaactcctgacctcagctgatccactcgcctcggcctcgcaaagtgcagggattagaggtgtgagccattgcacctggccgaGAATCATTAGATTTTGATATAATCCATGAGTGGGAGTTGGGCAGGACAAAGGATAGAAAGCAGACGTAGGAGGGTGGTGCTGGAAGAAGGCATGGAACGGGCGAGCCGCGGCCTGGCCTGTCAGGACAGGAAGAGTAGGTCGCAGTGGTGGAAGCACAAAGGGTAAGGGAGGGTCCAAGGAGGGAAGTGGACAGCTGAAGCAGACCATGAAGAGGAGGCTGGACCACAAAGCATCCCAAATGCCAGGCAGAGGGGCTGTGACCCTGTCCTGAGGGTGCTGGAGAGCCACAGGCAGGCTGGGAGCAGGGGAGAGCAGGGTCAGCTCTGGGTGCAGAAAGGCCCCTAAGAATGGGTACAGGTGGGCTCTGATGGGGAGAGACTGGGAGCGAGGGAGGACGGGGGTGAGGGTCCAGGTGAGACAATGGGACCAAGAGACAATAGGGCAGGaagggtggggggcgggggtggagaACTGACAGCtttgggaggagaagggaaagggagtGGGACACTGCCCAGGTCTAATCTGGTGCTCAGGAAGCTGGCAGGGTCTGAATCACTCATTTGTTCTGAAAAGGACATCAACAGACACATCCAGTGAGACAGGATGTAATGCAGGGAGCCCTGGGGCACTGTGGGAGGGGAAGGCAGCACCCTCTGGAAAGGACAGGAGCTGATCCAACACTGCCTTCACGCTTCCCCTCTGTTCTCTCCCTGAGCACACCAGAGACATCcaggtgccaggctctgtgctgagtGATGCTGGGACCAGAGCTGAGTCAAACGTGGGCCTGCACCATGGGGGAGACAGATCCAAACCCAGACATGCCAGGCAGGGAAGGCCAGGGCTGGGATAGAGGATGCCCAGGGGACTGTAGGAGTTCAAAGATGTGACAGTAATGGACAGTCAGAGCAGGGAGGAAACCAAGTGTTGGGACCCAGGACCTCAAGAGGAATGTGTCTCAAAAGGGCTGGAGGCGACATCCCTGTCATGTGCTGTCAGAGGCATTATTAGGACAGGGGGCACTGAGGGAGATGGGAGAGCAGAGTCTAGAGCCAGACTTGCCCAGGGTTTTGATTgtaactctgccacttactggctgggAAATCTgacaggcctcagtttcctcatctatccaATGGAATTAATAGTACAAAGGGtcggccggcacggtggctcacgcctataatcccagcactttgggaggccgaggcgggtggatcacctgaggtctggagtttgagaccagcctgaccaacatggtgaaaccccatctctactaaaaatataaaaaattagccgggtgtggttgtgcatgcctgtaatcccagctacttgggaggctgaggtaggagaatcacttcaacccgggaggcggaggttgcagtgagccgagattgcaccattgcactccagcctggacaaaatgagcaaaactccatctcaaaaaataaaaataaataataaataatacaaaggGTACTGAAAGGGCTGAATAGCTTAATCTCTACAAAGGACTTGGAAGGATGCCTGGCACGTAAACACCCACTAAATGCTGGCTGCTATGATCACTGACGCTTTCATGCTCAAGTCTGGCTCCTGTACCCTCTTCCCTAGCCCGCTCCCTAAGCAGGCAGGGGCAGTATCAGTGTCAACTTTGTGACCCTGGTTTCGCCCACCCTGAGGCCTCCAGGGTGCCAGGCCCCATGCTAGGTaatgctggggacacagaggtAAGTCCCCAGGCTGATGGGAAGGACAGATGTGGATGGACAGTCACCATCTTCAGTCCAGTTCAGGCCAAGCACTGAGAGAAACGGGCCTGAGAGACCGTGTCTGATTCACCTCTGTCCACACCAGCCTCCCTCTGGGGACAAGCCAGGCGCTCAGAGTGCCCTCCCCCACCTCTTTCATGGAGAATGTGAGCTATCCCCAGCTCAGTCAGGTTGGCTCCTTGAACTTTCACCTCTAGCAAACACACTTCTCTCTCCCTAGCTAGAGCCTCCTGGCTCACCCTGTGGCTATGGAGGGTGGCAAGCAGCTTCTGGGGCCGCACAGGGCCCTGTCTGACTCCCTATAGCACATTTCGAGTAATAGTACAAAGGTAAGCAATGCAGCCCAGTGGGTGAAACCAGTCAGAGGAACCTGGATAGAACGCTCGGCTCTGCCCTTCTCTAGCTGggtgacctctctgtgcctcagtttctccgtGCGTTAAACAGGGACCATGACTTCTTCCAGTGGGTAAGAAATGGAGAAAGCAACTCACTCTGAACAGTTATCAAGAGAGTGAATCCAGAACGAGGGAAAAGAGAACATGGCCGTGACCCCGGAGGGATCGGATGTTAGAACTTCACTCTTTTGATTTTTGCCGTCAGGTGTGACTTTGACGTATAGGGGTTAGAGCGGCAGAGGTCGGGGGTAACAAGAAGACCCCCACCCAGTGTGCGCTCCTGGCCCCGGAAGCACATGGCTGCGGGACTCAGGGACGTGGGAGAGGGGGGCCCGGTCACCTTCACGGCGTAGTCGATGACCCTCTTGACAGCTACGAGCGCGCGCAGCTCCGCCATCTTCCCGCCGCAGCCACCTACAGGGTCAGCCTGCACCCTCAGTCGCTTCTTCCAGACACCCGACCCCACCCCGCCCCTCTCTGCGCCTGCGCGCAGCACGGTCAGCCAGTCAACCACTGCAGAGCCCGCCTCCCCGACAGAGGACCAATCGAGAGGCCGGAGGGAAGGGAGGTGTGGCAAGCAACGCAAACCAATGGGAAGCGGATCTTGGGGAGCCAGCCGGACCCCGAGAGGGAAGGAAAGGCCTGGCCGAGGGGGCAGGGCAGAGAACTAGGGGAAAGGTCGTGCACTGGAGGGAAGTGCGCCCGGAGTTTATAGATCCTCCTGGTCCTATAAACGCTTCCCAGATCCTCCTAGTCCTATAAACGCTTCCCAGATCCTCCCGGTCCTATAAACGCTTCCCGGTATCCCCGgatctcctctccctctccagaTCCCCCACTTCTTTCCGGCCTTTCCAAGTCGTGGTACTCGTATTCCCAGGCCTCTGAATCCTCGCGTGTCGGTCTCTTTCCATCCCCGTGTTCCCTGTCCTTTCCATATCCATATCCTCCCCTGTCCACGTCTCTACTTCACCTCCATGTCGTCCCCACAGCCCCTCCACACCCTCTCCAAAAGCCCACGTCCCAtcctggccccgcccctcccaCATGTCCCTGTTCCCATCCCAATCCGTGGAGACTTGTGTCTCTATATCTGTGTCTCCCCGTCTCCACGTTCCCTATAGGTTCGTGTCCTTATGTCCTCCCTGAGTCTCTATGCAACCCCGTGCCTGCGTCCCCACGACCCCCAGAAAAGCACGCGGAGCCGCAGCGCTAAAAAAAAAGCCGTTCCTTTATTCTGCCCCAGGCAGGCTGCAGTCACAGACACACGGGGAATCCACTGATGGCGTCGGTGCTCTGCATGATCATATCTGCCAGCAGAAAGCAGAAGCCTGGGGGGAAGGGGACGCGGGGCGGGAAAAGGAAGGTGGGCCCTGGGGCGGATGGGCTGGCGGGCCCCGGGAACTGGGGTTTGGGGCTCCAAGGGGGTCTCTGCCGGGTCTGCGGGAGTCGTTAGTGTGTTGGGGAGTCCCTGAGAGGTCCCCGGGGTTTACTGGAAGGGCAGCTGGGGAGCCTCTGGGGTGAGGGTCTTCTGGGCAGTCTCCTCCACCCTCTTCCCGCTGTGCAGGTTACCCGCGAGAATTGAGAAGGGTAAGGCCAGCCACCCAGAAAAATAGGACCAAGAGAAGAAGACGTTGTTCTTCCACGCGTTCTTCACCGTGTAGCCTATCAAGGCGGTCAGCAGCAGCAGTCCTGGGCCCCGCCCAGCCGCAGGATGAgctagctgggcctggtggggcTGCACCCAGGCCACGCCCCTACAGACCCGCCCCCTTCCATCAGACGACGCCTATCGGCTCTCGGCCCGCCTCTGGCCCAGGCCCCTTCCGGCGCCTCCCGCTCTGAACTCTGACTCGAGCCCCGCCCACCTCTCTCGGCATCTTCCAGCCCCGCCCCTCGGATCCCACACGAGTACCTCAAGCCCCGCCCCTGGTGACCAGGCCCCTCCATCACCCCAGGCCCGCCCCGCCTGCCGCTGCAGTCTCACCGCCGAGGAAGAGGAAGGCGCTCGTGGTCTGGCCTCGCAGCGACTCGCCCTCGTGGCACCGAATCCGCAGTCCCATCACCATGCCCACCACGCCGACACCCACCGCCAGCACCATGCACGCCGCAGTCACGGCCAGCGTGGCTGGGGAGAGCGGGCGCATCAGCCCCGCGGGCGCCGCCCCAGCCGCTACGGGTTCGGCTCTCCTGTCTCCTCCCCCCAACCCGGTGTGTGAGCAGGAGCCGAGTTCCCCCGACCCGGAGTCAGGCGTTTGGACGGAGACTTGGAGGTCACGTCAGGACCTGCGGTTACTGCCGCGACCGAGACGGGGAGGGGGTCAGGGACAAGCCCACAAGTCGAGGGGCGGGGTTCGTGGCGGCTTCGGCCGAGGAGGGACAGCTGCAACTGAGCCCGGGGTGGAAGGGGTGGGCGTCTCGCCATGGGCCCAGCAGTGTGTCCCGAGCCCTGGGAGTCTGAAGTGCCCTCTGCCATCTGGGCGGGCGGAGCCTCACTCTGGCAGGGGATGTTGGAGCAGATGCCGTGGTTGCATTCCTGCCACAGGCCACTGTGGCCCTCTTGTTGGCGGGTCCAGTAGTTGGTGGCCGTGGAGAGCACCATGAGGACGTTGGCCACGAGGCTGAGCAGAATGCCCCCTCTCTGGAGGCTCCGCTTCACCCCCATGCCACTGAGGCTGCAGCCGGGGGCCACAAGGGCAGGATGGGCCCAGGCCCTTCCTACCCCGAGGCCCCCAGCTTAGGAGGCCGCTTCCTCCACACTCCTCCCCTAGTACTCCTGCCTGAGATCCCTGCTTCTGGGAACCTGAAGACCCCCTCCCTCAACAAGCATGCCTGAGGACCCACAACCTCCTCCCTCCAGACCTCGTTCCCCTTCCTGGGGACCCTGAGACTTCCCCTGAGAGGCCTCTGAGACCTTCACCACAGGCTTTGCTGTGAGGAACCTGTCTTCCCAGAGATGTCTCCCCACAGTGGAATGCCCCTTCAGCCTGTTCAGTGCCCTCCCCAGACACCCGTCCACACACGCCCACCTAAGTGACTCACACCCAGCGCCCCAGGGCTCCTTAGACACAGAGCCCAGAGAGATGGGGGGAGGGAGGCTGGGTCTCTGTGAGGCCGGGGGTTCCAGAACCCCCTCCCCAGTGGCTGTTTAAAGGGATATTCACTCCCCCCACAACCATACACATACACCCCAGCAGCTTGCAACTTAGTGACAGCTTAGATTCAGACAGCAGCTTTGGGGGCCATTACATGGTAGGCCAAGTccttcttttatcattattattatttgagatggagtcttgctctgttgcacaggctggagtgcagtggcgcgatctcggctcactgcaacctccacctcctgggttcaagcaattctgccttagcctcccaagtagctgggactacaggcacacaccaccacgtctggctaatttttgtatctttaatagagacggggtttcaccatattggccaggctggtctcggcctcctgaccccgtgatctgcctgcctcagcctcccaaagtgctgggattataggtgtgagccatctctctcttccaggctggagtgcagtggtgccatcacagctcactgcagccttgaactcccgggctcaaggaaacctcctgcctcagcctcccaagtagctggaactataggcatgtgccaccacacctggctaattttcttaagattttttttagagatggggtctcactgtgttgcccaagatggtctcaaactcctgggctcaagcaatcctaccttggcctcccataacACTGacattatgggtgtgagccaccactcccagccctttCTTAGAAACTTCTCTTCCCTTGGCCaggcgcgcagtggctcacgcctgtattcccagcactttaggaggccgaggcgggcagatcacctgaagtcaggagtttgagacaagcctgaccaatgtggcaaaaccctgtctctactaaaaacacaaaaattagccaggctagctgggagtgatggtgggtacctataatcccagctacttgggatgcaaggcaggagaatcacttgaacccaggagatggaggtttcagttagctgagatcgcaccattgcattgtagcctgggccacatagcaagactccatctccaaaaaaaaaaaaacaaaaaacaagacaacaaaattagccaggtgtggtggtgcacacctgtaatcccagctacttgggaggcttagggaggagaactgcttgaacccagggggcggaggttgcagtgagctgagatcacaccattgcactccagcctgggtgatagaactagactccgtctcaaaaaaaacaagaaacttctCTTCCCTTGACATTCTAGGCACCGCAGAAGCTCTCCAGGTCCCCAGCTATTTAACTGCAGACTTCTgctcctctgccttctcccctTCACTTGTAAATCTGGGTATCCCTTGAAGCTCCACCCTGCACTCCCTTGCCAGCAAGCCTCCTCACTGCCAAAGTTTGAGTGCTCCTTAATGCTCCATCCAAAACTCGATCTCCAACCCAAGGTCTCTCCCCTGAGCCTGACTCAAGTTCTCACCTGCTCGTGGCTGCCCCTCAGGGCCTTAATCGTCAACCATATTCCATCTGAGCTTAGTGTCTTCCACCATATTAGGGATGGCCTTGCCATCCCATCCAGTTCATCGAGCCAGACCCTTGGGCACTGTCCTCACCTTCTTCTTGCCCCTCACCCTGAAAAGCCTTGGGTCCCCAAGTCCTGCTCCTCCTGCCCCTGAATCTGTCTGGCTCATTCCCTCCTTTCCTGGTTCCAGGTCAGGCCTCATCATGTCCCACCTGTTGCATTGCCAAGTTCCTCCCTGACCTTCTGGCCTCCCCTCCATGTCTACAGGGGGGTCTGTCTGGTACCCAGAGCTGATATtgtccctcctctgcctccaatTTTTTCCCAACTTCCCATCATGCTCAAGAGAAAATCCAGCATGACATTAGAGGCCATAACCCCCACCTGCCTCTCCCTTTTCATTTTCCATCTCCTGCCCCCAACATTCTATATCCTGGCCATACATTACCGTTCTTCATTCCCACAAGACTCCTGACTTTTCTGCACGTTCATCTTCAGGCCCCTCTGCCTGGATATTACCTTTCCTTGGCCCTTAAGAAGCCCCTAAACATTCTCTCTCCAGAAAAGTCATCTCCATCCCTCCACAATATGGTTAGTCTTTTTCTGGTGTTCTCCCTGCACTGGGACTGCTGTCTGGCCTGTATTAACTGCTTCTGGTCTGTAAgtgcctcctccccaccaccccacagACTGAGGCCCTGGCAGGCAGGTCCTGGGTCTGACCCGTGCTAGTGTCCCCAGCATGGGGAAATGTGCAAAAAGAACTGAGAGAGACTGCGTGCAAAGAAGGGCTGAGTTTTGGCAAGGGGTACAAAatcagagagggaaagagaaggaaagagagccagctaaagggagaaagaaaagtgcTGGAGAAGGGGAGAGATAGACCCAGGTTGGAGCCTGTATCCACACAGGCCAGGCAGTTGCGCTGGGCAGGAGCGCCCTGCAGGCTGGTCGGCCTCGTGGGCTGTCACCTTCTCTTGGTGCTCAGCTCCTACCATGGAGCTGGCAGATGGTTGGCTTAGGTCTTGGCAGAATTAATCTCAGAATAGCCAGATTCCAGCcaaattttgttgaatgaatgaagaaacaagcggaggggctggggaagggctgAAAGGGTGGGGCGGATGTAGGACCAGACTTTCCGGAGGCTCCAGATGAGGCCTTTGGAACACAACGCTCAAAACTCATCTTGCCGCTCTTGCCTTCTGCTCACAAGGTTTCATAGCCAGGCCGGGGGCTGCCGCAGTGAGCACCCAGGCTCAGGGCACCTGGGAGGCCAGAAAGAGTTTAAGCACTTGCCCCTGCCCTTCATCCTCAGGGCCCCCTATTGGCCCTCCCAAGCTCCCCAGGGCAGTGGACAGGATAGTCACCTGTGCAGAGCAAGAGGATAGCTGAGAGCCAGCCCAGGTAGAAGGACCAGGAGAAGGAGGCCTGGATCTGGGGGTGTGGAGGCTGGTCCCACCGCTCGCTGGTGTACACCGCCATGGCCACTGCCATGGAGAGGGCTGGGGGCAAGGACAAGAGAGATAGCTCAACCCTTCGGCAGGAATTCACTGACTCCCGATGCCCCAGTCCAGTCCAGAGTCCTTACCTGCAGCAAAGGCTGTGATGGTTGAGATAAGGGGGCCGTGGCCTGGGGTGGACAGTGAGGGGATGCAGGACAGGACCAGGAAGCTCACGCACACCAGGCCCCACAGGACAGCCAGAATGCTGAAGCTCTGCGTCACATGAATGTAGCCTGATCGAGAGAAGACCACTGAACACCCATCCCCACTGGCAACCCCTCCGCAGGACACCCATTCCCCTTACCTGCTATGATGTCCCCATGCCCCGTTGGCCAGAGGCCCGAGTGAGCTGAGTGGTTGGGACCCACAGCCTCAAACCAGAAATCGGTGCTCAAAGCAATCAGGCAGAACATCAGGCCCAGGAAGCCCACAAGCAGGGCCAGGGACCGGCAGGGCTCCATGGGGGTGAGCACGGGGCTTCTGGgtcctggaggaggaagaggctgctGATCAGACTGTTGAATCTCAGAGGGAAGGAGGCTGTGCACCCGGACTCCTGGGTCCTTGGAGCTCAACAAAGAGAGACCAGCAAGCAGTCGGGGCAGTGAGGGTTCGTGTGCTTTGTCAGATGAGGCTGGTTTGGTTTCACACAGTTCCCGGTAACTGGCTTTTCACATACCCTCCCTTCCTGGATTGCACAGGCAAcgtcctccctcccctccccgggGTCCGGTTCCCCGCTTagtgtgtggtgggggaggaCACTGAGGGTGTCAGATCATCAGTGGTTTGGGTGGTGGTTTAGAACTTGCCTCTGTCACAGGTTCTACAGCTCCCACCCCTGGAACCTTCAACACCAAGTtggggcttcctggaagaggtgagaaagagagaggcttgggggccctgaggtgggaggaagccAATCGGGCTAGGGTGTGCGTTAAGTGGGAGGGGAGATGTGGCTGGAGGGGACAGTTGGCGATGTGTCATGCTTTCCTGTGGGTTCTGCAGTCTTCCATTTTGGAAGAGGAAGGCCCCAAGTCTAGGGTCTCTACTAAAGGAGGGGGCTTGGGAGTTAGAACTCCTGGGGCTTAAGGAGGAAGGAGCTGGGGTCCTGAACTCCAGGTCCCGAGGGAGGAAGGGGCGGGTGGGAGCTCAGAATCCTGGGCCGCAGTTTGGAGCATATGCCGAGGGCAGGTAAACAGCAGAGAATCACAATTCTGAAAGGTTTGCAGAGAGGCAGACATACCCACATCCTCATCTGATATAATGAGTTCAGTGGCATCTCTGCTTTGGTGGGGGCTCCAGCCTGGTGGCCTTTGTCACCAGGATCAGGAGGCCTAGGGGGTGTTGGGAGACATAAGGATTTTGGTCGAGGGTTCTCCAGCCCCTGAAACGTTAGCCTCTTCCATCCACACCAACATCAGGTCCTGGCAACACCTCACTCGTGAGCAGGTGTAAGGTGAAGGTACCACAGCCCACGTAGAAGACCCAGGAAAACTTGGCCTCTGTGAAACAgggtgatatggttaggctttgtgtccctacccaaatctcatcttgaattgtatccccataatccccacatgtctaggtagagaccaggtggaggtaattgaatcatggggcgggTTCCcccctgctgttcttgtgatagtgaggttTCACAAGATATGGTGGTTTTTTAAGGGGTTCTTCCTGCCTTCgcttggcacttcttcctgccaccctgtgaagacgGTACCTTGCtttcccttcgccttctgccttgattgtaagtttcctgaggcctccctagcttGTTGAACTGTGaatcaaataaacctctttcctttataaattaccaagtctcaggcagcttttgttattgctgttgctgttgttgttgtttgagatagagtctcactcttgtcacccaggctggagggcagtggcaaaatctcggctcactgcaacctccacttcctgggttcaaacagttctcctgcctcagcctcccaagtatctgggattacaggtgcccaccactacacccagctaatttttgtatttttagtagatttcaGGTTTAGCAGGTTTtcgggtttttaccatgttggacaggctggtcttgaactcctgacttcagatgatctgcctgccttggcctcccaaagtgctgggattacaggcgtgagccatctcgcccggccaggcagttatttatagcagtgtgagaatagactaatacacaggGAATAGTCTGGAAGAGGACCTCTGTCTTGAAGATGAACTGGGCCAGCAGTCCCAGGACAGCTGGCAAATG
The sequence above is drawn from the Macaca thibetana thibetana isolate TM-01 chromosome 19, ASM2454274v1, whole genome shotgun sequence genome and encodes:
- the CLDND2 gene encoding claudin domain-containing protein 2 isoform X2, which gives rise to MGVKRSLQRGGILLSLVANVLMVLSTATNYWTRQQEGHSGLWQECNHGICSNIPCQTTLAVTAACMVLAVGVGVVGMVMGLRIRCHEGESLRGQTTSAFLFLGGLLLLTALIGYTVKNAWKNNVFFSWSYFSGWLALPFSILAGFCFLLADMIMQSTDAISGFPVCL
- the CLDND2 gene encoding claudin domain-containing protein 2 isoform X1, with the translated sequence MGVKRSLQRGGILLSLVANVLMVLSTATNYWTRQQEGHSGLWQECNHGICSNIPCQTTLAVTAACMVLAVGVGVVGMVMGLRIRCHEGESLRGQTTSAFLFLGGLLLLTALIGYTVKNAWKNNVFFSWSYFSGWLALPFSILAGNLHSGKRVEETAQKTLTPEAPQLPFQ
- the NKG7 gene encoding protein NKG7; amino-acid sequence: MEPCRSLALLVGFLGLMFCLIALSTDFWFEAVGPNHSAHSGLWPTGHGDIIAGYIHVTQSFSILAVLWGLVCVSFLVLSCIPSLSTPGHGPLISTITAFAAALSMAVAMAVYTSERWDQPPHPQIQASFSWSFYLGWLSAILLLCTGALSLGAHCGSPRPGYETL